The Pollutimonas sp. M17 sequence GAACAGGCCGGTGTTGCGCACCGCCAGGTGGATGAGGCGATGCTTGTCGGGGTTCAGCCAGGCGCTGTAGCGCTTGATGATGGGCAGTTCGTATTCACCTTCGGACACCTGGAAGCCGGCCAGATCGCATTCGGCGCGATCCAGCGAAGCCAGCGCCTCGATGGCGGTGCGATAGCGCAATTCCAGCGGCGACATGTCCATGCCGTTGGCCAGCTGCATCAGGCCTTCCACCGCAAAACCGTGGCTGGCATGCAGGCGCAGGCGCTGCTGGCTTTCCGGGTACAGCCGTTCGAGCTCTTCCTGCAGCTCGGACGCCATGCTTTCCAGCGTGGGCATCAGGCGCGCGTCCACGCGCCGATTCGCCCAGATGAGATGCTGGCCGAAGTTCGTCAGCTTGGTGCCCTGCCGCCGCGACGTTTCGATGAGCGGCGCTTCGAATTCCTTTTCGGCGTTGCGCAAAATGCCCCAGGCATGGCGGTAGGAAAGCCCACAGGCCCTACAGGCTCCGGCAATGTGCCCGGTGGCGTCGATGGCCGCCAGCAATCGCAAGACCTCGCTTAGCGCAAGCACCGTGCCGCTGGGTTTTTCGAGCACCCATTCGGAGCTCAACCGCGCCTTGAATTTGTACGTCATTTGTCGCCCGCCACTGTTCTAATATGTTTTCGATTTCCTATTTGGAAATTCTTTATATGTCTATTTTTTCCTATTGATTGATCGGCTTATCGCGAGTAGATTACCTCAAATACAGAATAAATATATATGCAAAATTAAACATATAAGAGACAAATATCAATAGAGCTCGCGCTCGCCATCATCGAGGGAAAGCGTATGCATACGCCGCAAGACAGCAGTGAATTCAACCCGTCCGACGAGACCGTGCAGCAGGCGGTCAGGCAGTCGCTGCAACGCTACGAAGGGCAGAAAGGCAATCTCCTGCCGGTGCTGCATGCCGTCCAGCACGAATTGGGCTATATACCGCCCAGCGCCGTTCCGCTGCTGGCGCAGGCCCTGCAGCTCTCGCGCGCCGAAATACACGGGGTCATCAGCTTCTATGCCCATTTTCGCGACCAGCCGGCGGGCGCTGTCGTCCTGGAGGTCTGTAGGGCCGAATCCTGTCAGGCCATGGGCTCCGACGCCCTGGCCCAGCATGCCAGCCAGCGCCTGGGCTGTGAATTCCACGCCACGACGCCCAATGGCGCCGCCACGCTGGAACCGGTCTACTGCCTGGGCCTGTGCGCCCAGTCGCCCGCGGTCATGATCAACGGCCGGCCGCATGCGCGCATGACCCCCGAAAAACTGGATCGCTTGCTTCAGGCCGAGGGGGTATAAGACATGGACGCCGCCATCACCCTGTTCGTACCCAAAGACAGCGCAGCAATTGCCGTGGGGGCCGATGACGTCGCCTCGGCCATCGCACGCGAAGCCGCAAGCCGCGGACTCTCCGTCGACATCGTGCGCAATGGCTCGCGCGGCCTGCTGTGGCTGGAAACCCTGGTCGAGGTGGAAACGCCCCAGGGCCGTGTCGCGTATGGGCCCGTCGAGCCCGCCGACGTGCCCGGCCTGTTCGACGCCGGCTGGCTGCAAGGCAAGCCGCACACGCTGGCCCATGGCCTCACCGAAGAAATTCCCTACCTGAAGAACCAGGAGCGCCTGACTTTCGCGCGGGTCGGCATCACCGACCCGCTATCGCTGACCGACTATCGGGCGCATGAAGGCTTCAAGGGCCTCGAGGCCGCGCTGGCCATGGCGCCCGCCGCCATCGTCGATCAGGTCGTCGACTCCGGCCTGCGCGGGCGGGGCGGCGCGGCCTTTCCCACCGGCATCAAATGGAAAACGGTGCTGGCCGCCGAAGCCGATCAGAAGTACATCGTATGCAATGCCGACGAAGGCGACTCCGGCACGTTCTCGGACCGCATGCTGATGGAAGGCGACCCCTATGCCCTGATCGAAGGCATGGCCATCGCCGGCCTCGCCGTGCAGGCCACCTACGGCTATATCTATGTGCGGTCCGAATATCCTTACGCCATCGCCGCGCTGGAAGCCGCCATCGCCTGTGCGCGCGACGCCGGCTGGCTGGGCGCCAGCATACGCGGCAGCGGCCGCGCCTTCGACCTTGAGGTGCGCTGCGCGGCGGGCGCCTATATCTGCGGCGAAGAAACCTCGCTGCTGGAAAGCCTTGAAGGCAAGCGTGCGCTGGTGCGGGCCAAGCCGCCACTGCCGGCCGTCAAGGGCCTGTTCGGCAAGCCCACCGTCATCAACAACGTGATCTCGCTGGCATCGGTGCCCATCATCCTGGCGCGCGGCGCCGCTTTCTACCGCGATTTCGGCATGGGCCGTTCGCGGGGAACCCTGCCCTTCCAGCTTGCGGGCAATCTGCGGCACGGCGGCCTGGTCGAGAAAGCCTTCGGCCTTACCCTGCGCGAGCTGCTCTACGACTTCGGGGGCGGCAGCGCCAGCGGCAAGCCTTTGCGCGCCGTCCAGGTGGGCGGACCGCTGGGCGCCTACCTGCCCGAATCGCAATGGGGCGTCCCGCTGGATTACGAAGCCTACGTCGGCATCTCGGCCATGGTCGGCCACGGCGGACTGGTTGCTTTTGATGAAACCGTCGACATGGCAAAAATGGCGGAGTACGCCATGGAGTTCTGCGCCATCGAATCCTGCGGCAAATGCACGCCCTGTCGGATCGGCGCCGTGCGCGGCGCCGAAGTCATCGACAAGATACGCCATAACGAACAACGCGAAGCCCAGGTCGTATTGCTGCGCGATCTTTGCGACACCATGCTGGCCGGTTCGCTGTGCGCCCTGGGCGGCATGACGCCCTATCCGGTTCTTTCGGCGCTCGAACACTTCCCCGAAGACTTCGGCCTGCCCGCCCACCAACCCGCAAGCACGCAAGCGGCCTGACGGAGACCACCATGCTAGAAACAGTCATCAAGCGCGATCGCGATTTCGGCACCCCGGCATCGACCAGCACGCAGATGGTTCGCGTAACCATAGACGGCACCGACATGAGCGTGCCGGCCGGCACCTCGGTCATGCGCGCCGCGGCCGAAGCCGGCATCAACATTCCCAAGCTCTGCGCCTCCGACAACCTGGAAGCCTTCGGCTCCTGCCGCCTGTGCCTGGTGCAGATCGAAGGCCGCAAGGGCTATCCCGCCTCGTGCACCACGCCGGTCGAAGAAGGCATGGTCATCTGGACGGAAACGCCGAAGCTGCACGAGCTGCGCCGCGGCGTCATGGAACTGTATATTTCCGACCATCCGCTGGACTGTCTGACCTGTCCCGCCAACGGCGATTGCGAGCTGCAAGACATGGCCGGCGTCGTCGGCCTGCGCAATGTGCGCTACGGATTCGACGGCGCCAATCACCTGAACGACACCGCCGACCTGTCCAACCCCTACTTCGCCTACGATCCGTCCAAATGCATCGTGTGCAGCCGCTGCGTGCGCGCCTGCGACGAAGTCCAGGGCACCTTCGCCCTGACGATCACCGGCCGCGGCTTCGACTCCCGGGTTACGGCCGGCCAGAACGACAGTTTCCTGGATAGCGACTGCGTTTCCTGCGGCGCGTGCGTGCAGGCCTGCCCCACTTCCACCCTGATGGAAAAAACCGTCATCGACCAGGGCCAGGCCGAGCACTCCATCATCACCACCTGCGCCTACTGCGGCGTGGGCTGCGCCTTCAAGGCCGAAATGAAAGGCCAGGAAGTCGTGCGCATGGTGCCCTGGAAAGACGGCCAGGCCAACCGCGGCCATTCCTGTGTGAAAGGCCGCTTCGCCTGGGGCTATGCCACGCACGAAGACCGCATGCTCAAGCCCATGATACGCGGCGATATCTCCGAGCCCTGGCGCGAAGTCAGCTGGGAGGAAGCCATCTCCTATGCGGCATCCGAACTGAAGCGCATACAGGCCAAGTACGGTCGCGACTCCATCGGCGGCCTCACTTCGTCGCGATGCACCAACGAAGAGACCTACCTGGTCCAGAAACTGGTGCGCGCCGCCTTCGGCACCAACAACGTCGACACCTGCGCGCGGGTCTGCCACTCGCCCACCGGCTACGGTCTTAAAACCACGCTGGGCGAATCGGCCGGCACCCAGACCTTCGATTCGGTCATGTTCACCGACGTGGTCATCATCATGGGCGCCAACCCCAGCGCCGCACACCCGGTATTCGCCTCGCGCCTGAAGCGCCGCCTGCGCCAGGGCGCCAAGCTGATCGTCATCGATCCGCGCCAGATCGAATTCGTCGACGCGCCCCACGTCAAGGCCGACTATCACCTGCCGGTCAGGCCGGGCACCAACACCGCCGTGCTGACCGCCATGGCCCACGTCATCGCCACCGAGGGCCTCATCGACGAAGCCTTCGTCGATGAACGTTGCGAAGCGCCGGCCTTCCAGCAATGGCGCGACTTCGTCTCGCTGCCCGAGAATTCGCCCGAAGCCATGGAATCGGTCACCGGCGTGGCGGCGGCCGACCTGCGCGGCGCGGCCCGGCTGTTCGCCACCGGTGGCAACGGTTCCATCTACTACGGCCTGGGCGTCACCGAGCACAGCCAGGGGTCGACCACCGTGATGGCCATCGCCAACCTGGCCATGGCCACCGGCAACCTGGGCAAGGAAGGCGTGGGCGTGAATCCGCTGCGCGGGCAGAACAACGTGCAGGGCTCCTGCGACATGGGTTCCTTCCCGCACGAACTGCCCGGCTACCGCCACATATCCGACGACACGGTGCGCCGCCAGTTCGAGCAGGACTGGGGCGTGACCCTGCAGCCCGAGCCCGGCCTGCGCATACCGAATATGTTCGACGCCGCCATCAGCGGATCCTTCAAGGGCCTGTACTGCCAGGGCGAGGACGTCGTCCAGTCCGACCCCAACACCCAGCACGTGGCCAAGGCGCTGGCGTCCATGGAATGCATCATCGTCCAGGACATCTTCCTGAACGAAACGGCCAAGTATGCGCATGTATTCCTGCCCGGTTCGTCCTTCCTGGAAAAGGACGGCACCTTCACC is a genomic window containing:
- a CDS encoding formate dehydrogenase subunit gamma — protein: MHTPQDSSEFNPSDETVQQAVRQSLQRYEGQKGNLLPVLHAVQHELGYIPPSAVPLLAQALQLSRAEIHGVISFYAHFRDQPAGAVVLEVCRAESCQAMGSDALAQHASQRLGCEFHATTPNGAATLEPVYCLGLCAQSPAVMINGRPHARMTPEKLDRLLQAEGV
- the fdhF gene encoding formate dehydrogenase subunit alpha → MLETVIKRDRDFGTPASTSTQMVRVTIDGTDMSVPAGTSVMRAAAEAGINIPKLCASDNLEAFGSCRLCLVQIEGRKGYPASCTTPVEEGMVIWTETPKLHELRRGVMELYISDHPLDCLTCPANGDCELQDMAGVVGLRNVRYGFDGANHLNDTADLSNPYFAYDPSKCIVCSRCVRACDEVQGTFALTITGRGFDSRVTAGQNDSFLDSDCVSCGACVQACPTSTLMEKTVIDQGQAEHSIITTCAYCGVGCAFKAEMKGQEVVRMVPWKDGQANRGHSCVKGRFAWGYATHEDRMLKPMIRGDISEPWREVSWEEAISYAASELKRIQAKYGRDSIGGLTSSRCTNEETYLVQKLVRAAFGTNNVDTCARVCHSPTGYGLKTTLGESAGTQTFDSVMFTDVVIIMGANPSAAHPVFASRLKRRLRQGAKLIVIDPRQIEFVDAPHVKADYHLPVRPGTNTAVLTAMAHVIATEGLIDEAFVDERCEAPAFQQWRDFVSLPENSPEAMESVTGVAAADLRGAARLFATGGNGSIYYGLGVTEHSQGSTTVMAIANLAMATGNLGKEGVGVNPLRGQNNVQGSCDMGSFPHELPGYRHISDDTVRRQFEQDWGVTLQPEPGLRIPNMFDAAISGSFKGLYCQGEDVVQSDPNTQHVAKALASMECIIVQDIFLNETAKYAHVFLPGSSFLEKDGTFTNAERRVSRVRKVMEPKSGMGDWEVTCALSNALGYPMNYSHPSEIMDEIARLTPTFQGVSFKKIDEMGGSVQWPCNADAPDGTPIMHVDEFVRGKGRFMITKYVPSDERSTRKYPLLLTTGRILSQYNVGAQTRRTPNVLWHSEDLLEIHPQDAEDRGIREGDMVAVQSRSGETVLRANVTERVQPGIVYTTFHFPESGANVVTTDSTDWATDCPEYKVTAVQARLVTGPSQWQAKWSRFSDIQLSLLEQRQRDQEAASAAAETPKTAPVLSPQE
- a CDS encoding formate dehydrogenase beta subunit gives rise to the protein MDAAITLFVPKDSAAIAVGADDVASAIAREAASRGLSVDIVRNGSRGLLWLETLVEVETPQGRVAYGPVEPADVPGLFDAGWLQGKPHTLAHGLTEEIPYLKNQERLTFARVGITDPLSLTDYRAHEGFKGLEAALAMAPAAIVDQVVDSGLRGRGGAAFPTGIKWKTVLAAEADQKYIVCNADEGDSGTFSDRMLMEGDPYALIEGMAIAGLAVQATYGYIYVRSEYPYAIAALEAAIACARDAGWLGASIRGSGRAFDLEVRCAAGAYICGEETSLLESLEGKRALVRAKPPLPAVKGLFGKPTVINNVISLASVPIILARGAAFYRDFGMGRSRGTLPFQLAGNLRHGGLVEKAFGLTLRELLYDFGGGSASGKPLRAVQVGGPLGAYLPESQWGVPLDYEAYVGISAMVGHGGLVAFDETVDMAKMAEYAMEFCAIESCGKCTPCRIGAVRGAEVIDKIRHNEQREAQVVLLRDLCDTMLAGSLCALGGMTPYPVLSALEHFPEDFGLPAHQPASTQAA
- a CDS encoding helix-turn-helix transcriptional regulator codes for the protein MTYKFKARLSSEWVLEKPSGTVLALSEVLRLLAAIDATGHIAGACRACGLSYRHAWGILRNAEKEFEAPLIETSRRQGTKLTNFGQHLIWANRRVDARLMPTLESMASELQEELERLYPESQQRLRLHASHGFAVEGLMQLANGMDMSPLELRYRTAIEALASLDRAECDLAGFQVSEGEYELPIIKRYSAWLNPDKHRLIHLAVRNTGLFVKPENPKGIKSVADLINPDVRFVNRQIGSSTRFLVGLMLAQLDIDTTKVQGFDSSEFTHMAIAAHIASGMADVGIGVETAAWRCGLAFIPLVKERYFFAVHRDTLETPQMQRLFDLMSGEQYQAYVSQLVGYDATHMGQVQTLEEAFGPAIMAAIKT